CATTATTATCTAAAGTACTTACTTTAATGATACCTTCATTTAAAGTCCACCTTGATTTTGATTTTGTTGGTAAACATGTATTCGATTCTTGAAAAACAAATTCTTCATAAAAACCACTTTCATTATAAATAAAAAAATCTCTACCACATTCTTCTGTAGTTGCAGGTACGCTAGCATCAACACCATTACCTTCCACGCTATAAATAGACCAAATTCCTGCAAGATCTTCTTTTTTAGCATCAATTTGTATTTCATCTTCTTCAGAAAGAGAATCATCCTCACTACTACAAGAAATAGTTAACGTTAATAATATTAATATTAAAAAGTTGAAAATTATTTTCGTTTTATTCCTCAATATAAAACGTTCTAAAGAGATAAATTTCTTAATCATTTCTAACATATTTTTGTTAAAAATAAACAAAGTTGAAGAAATGTGATTTGTTTTTTAGGTTTTGTTAAAAATACATATAAAAAAAGAGGATTAACTTTATAGTTAAACCTCTTTCTAATATTATAAATTTCTTTGAAAATTATTCTTATTTCTTAAAATATTCAGGAATCAATCCTTTTAATTTTTCTAAAGTTTCATCTACAGTTAAATCACTCATACCACCAGCAGCATTTGCATGTCCACCTCCATTAAAATGCTCTTTTGCGAACATATTTACCGGGTTTTCAGCACCCTTAGATCGAAAAGAAATTTTCATTATTCCATCTCTTTCTGTAAATACAATAGCAGCTTTCATTCCTTTTATTGATAAAACCAAGTTTGCCAAACTATCTGTATCTCCTTTTTTATACTGATATTTTGCCAATTCTTCTTTAGATAAAGAAATAATTGCCACATTATAATCGTATAAAATTTCTAATTTCTCACTCATTGCATATCCTTGTAAACGCAAACGAGTTTCTGTATTATTGTCACTTAATTTTTCGTGAATTAAATGATGTTCTACGCCTGCTGCTAATATTTTAGCTAAAACCTCGTGTGTTCTTGGTTTTACAGAATTGAATCTAAAACTACCTGTATCTGTTAAAATTCCTAAATATAAAGGGGTTCCTATTTTTTCATCTAACAACTCTAAATGACCAGACTCTTCTATTAAATCTACAATTAATTGTGATGTTGAAGATGCTGTAGTTTCAGAAACCGTGATTGTAGGAAATTCTTCTGGATTTAAATGATGATCTATCATTATTTTCTTACAAGTTGCTGCTTCTAACAAAACTTGCATTTCTGGCCCTACTCTATTGGTTGCATTGTAATCTAAACAGAAAATTAAATCTGCTTTTTGCATTTGTGTTGTAACTTCCTCCGGATTTTCTTCCATTAAAAGAATCAACGAAGTATCTAACCAATCTAAAAAATCGGGTGCTTTATCTGGGTGACAAACAACCGCTTTCTTTCCTAACTTTTCTATAAAATAAAGCAAACCTAAAGAAGAACCTATAGAGTCTCCATCTGCAGATTTGTGTGCTGTAATAACGATGTTTGATGCAGCTTTAATTTCTGCTTCTATTTGTTGGTAAATATTCATGTAGTATGTTTTTCAATTGCAAATACCCAGCAATTGTATTTTTTTTTATGAGGATGCGAAGTTAGGTTTATTATTGTCTAGCCAAAAAACTAATTGAAGTTTAATTATTCATAGATTATTTAATAAACAATTAAAGACTAAAAAGAAGCAATAAAAAAGCCTTTAAAAACTTTTCTCCACTTTATTTTATCAGAATTTGAAAGTGAATTATTGTCTAAAATGATACTATTTAAAGAATATTTGGCAGTAGAAAAAACTTCTGAAATAGTAGAAATTTCGCAATTATTAATATGTAAAAGCATTAAACTAGGCATTTTAATAAGCTCTTTTGGCAACTCCTTAAACTTATTATAACCTGCATGAAGTACCCTTATTTTTTTTAGGTTTTCCATTGTTTTAGGCAATCCGACTAAATGATTATGCTCTAAATACAAATTATTTAAAGATGTTATTGTTCCAATTTCATTGGATAATTTTTTGATATTATTCTCGGTTAACCACAAAGAACGCAATTTTGGCAATTTTGATAAAGTTGTAAACTTAGTTGAAGTACCTAGTTGATTGTAAGATAAATTAAGACTAGAAATCGTCTTGATTTCAGTAATATTAATTGGTAACTTTTCTAAATTATTGTGTTGTAAATTCAAGAATTCAATTGGTAAAGAACCTAATAATTCCAACGTTTCTTCCAAATTAATATTCGGATTCTTATTTAATGATAAATGTTTTAAATTCTTAAATCGTACAATTGATTTTGGTATACTTTTTAAATCTAAACTATCTAAAATAAGGACTTCTAATTTTTCTGGATTCGGAATTTCACTAAAAGTTTCTTTTAAGTTTAACGAAATGTTTCCTGCAAGATTTAGCATTCTTAACTCTGTAAGTTTATTTAGTTTTTCTGGTGCAACTTTTAAAAACTGATTGCTTAGATCTAAACGATATAAAGTTTTATAATTTTCTGTTTCTATGGTTGTAAAAGTCGTTCCGAAAGAGCGTTTGTACGTATTACAACTTTGTAATAAAACGACGAATACAATATATATTAAAACCTTATTCATTTGTATTTTGGGTATTAATACTAGTATTAAATTCTAAAAACAGCTTATCTTTTTCACTTACATTCCAAGGAAAACGAGGGTTTAAGCCAAAACTATCATGCAATGTGTTTTGCACAAAGGCACCCAATTTCTGTGAATTTACCCCTGCTTTTAAAAATCCTGAAAAGGAATCATTTTGATAACCGCCAAAAACATACAAATTGGCATAAAAAAGGTTTTTATAAGGAGCTTTTGTGTACCAAACATTTTTACTTTCATCATCTGAATTCATCAAATTATTTGGCGTTTTGCTATAATCTTGCAATGGAGTAAACAACGAAACAGCCATACCAACATGAACTATTTCTTTAGGATTAACAACCCTACTGTAGCTCAGTTTTAGCATTCCTGTTTTTCCAAAATCTGTTCCTTCACCATAAAAAATTTTTCCTGCTCTAAAATCGTTCTTTAACTGAATATTTATAGAACTGCCTTCATCGCTAAAACGCAACAGAAACTTACCTAACCTTTGATTAAAAGTACTTAATTCTTTTGGTAAAAATTCCTTTTCAAACCCAAATCCTATTCCGTAAAAGCGTTGCTTATTTTCTATTGTAGCCAATAAAGGACCATCCTCAAAAAAGGAAGAGCCTAAAAAATTGTTATTGTTTCCTATACCTAATAAAGTAAAAAAATCATACCCAAAATTTAAACCAGAAGTTTTAACCGTATATTTTTTCAATAAATAACCGCTATACAACGCAACACCTGTTTCCATAGATAGGTCATTAAATTGCGCTGTCCCTAAGCCATAAGCACCTAATTTTATTCCTTGGTTTTGATTTCCGAGTTGTATTTGTGCTTTTAATAAGAACCCTAAATTTACTTTGAATGATTGCGAATAAAAATTGGTTGCATTCATTATTAAAATTACAAAAAAAAAGGTTTTTATAATTGCTGGTTTAAAATTGAAAAAAGTGAGAATATTTAAGATAATAAAGGGTTTAATTGGTAATCAAATTTAAGGTATTCATTAACTTATAGCACAAGTTTTTATTATAATTTTCAATTTTTTAATACAATAAATCGACAACTTAATAATTACTTAATTTTGATAAAGCTATTTTTTATGCAGTTGATTAAGTATTCTTATTTTTTTATAAAAATATCTAATCGGTTGTTGGTAGTTTGCTGAATTTTATTTCTCATAAAAGAGGTCCATCCCATTAAATAACCAGGAAGTCCCATTGCTTGCTTTGTCCAAGACCATAAATCAAAAGTGTCAAAATGTTGTATAATTTTACCATCCTTAAATTTAAAATCCGCAGAAACTCTATTAACCACTTTTCTTTTCTTGTCTCCATAAAGATATTCTGCAACCCAATTTGCTTTTCCGCTTTCTGCAGTTGCTTCTATATTACTAAAGTTAATAATAGTATCTTGTTTTTTCTGAGAAAGTAGCATTTCCCACATTTTAAAAGCTCTATCTCCTTCTAACCTACCAAATACAGCATCTTTAAAGACAATATCTTTATGATAACATTCTAGCATTCCTGTTACATTTCCATTAGAAAATGACGTGTAAAACTTCTTTATTACTTCCTTATTATCCATTTAGTTGCTGTTTTTTAATTGAGTTTAATATTAACGATGATATCACATCGTTTCAAAGTCCAATTATCAGAGGTTAGCGAAGTTATAAGAAAATACGCATGCAAACAAATCTAACTACAAACCTAGAGCTTCCTTTAAGAGTAAATTAACGGTTTCAGTCAATCCAATTTTTAAAATCTTTTACACGTTCTCTACTTACAATAATTTCTGTTTCGGTATACGAATCTAAAATCAATTTTAAACGAGAATTAGAAAAAGCAACAATGTCTTTTATCGCATTTATGTGTATAATAAAAGTACGGTTTACTCTAAAAAAATGTTCAGGGTTTAATTGTTCTTGCCAATACTCTAAAGAATTATCTAACAGGTGATTTCTATTTTCTTTGGTATGAATATAGGTCGATTTATTTTCGCTATAAAAACACTCCACCTCATCTATATTTATAATTTTTATATGCTGTCCGACTTTAATTGTCAGTCTTTTCTTGAATTTTCTATCT
The nucleotide sequence above comes from Polaribacter butkevichii. Encoded proteins:
- a CDS encoding DHH family phosphoesterase, encoding MNIYQQIEAEIKAASNIVITAHKSADGDSIGSSLGLLYFIEKLGKKAVVCHPDKAPDFLDWLDTSLILLMEENPEEVTTQMQKADLIFCLDYNATNRVGPEMQVLLEAATCKKIMIDHHLNPEEFPTITVSETTASSTSQLIVDLIEESGHLELLDEKIGTPLYLGILTDTGSFRFNSVKPRTHEVLAKILAAGVEHHLIHEKLSDNNTETRLRLQGYAMSEKLEILYDYNVAIISLSKEELAKYQYKKGDTDSLANLVLSIKGMKAAIVFTERDGIMKISFRSKGAENPVNMFAKEHFNGGGHANAAGGMSDLTVDETLEKLKGLIPEYFKK
- a CDS encoding leucine-rich repeat domain-containing protein, which produces MNKVLIYIVFVVLLQSCNTYKRSFGTTFTTIETENYKTLYRLDLSNQFLKVAPEKLNKLTELRMLNLAGNISLNLKETFSEIPNPEKLEVLILDSLDLKSIPKSIVRFKNLKHLSLNKNPNINLEETLELLGSLPIEFLNLQHNNLEKLPINITEIKTISSLNLSYNQLGTSTKFTTLSKLPKLRSLWLTENNIKKLSNEIGTITSLNNLYLEHNHLVGLPKTMENLKKIRVLHAGYNKFKELPKELIKMPSLMLLHINNCEISTISEVFSTAKYSLNSIILDNNSLSNSDKIKWRKVFKGFFIASF
- a CDS encoding nuclear transport factor 2 family protein, producing MDNKEVIKKFYTSFSNGNVTGMLECYHKDIVFKDAVFGRLEGDRAFKMWEMLLSQKKQDTIINFSNIEATAESGKANWVAEYLYGDKKRKVVNRVSADFKFKDGKIIQHFDTFDLWSWTKQAMGLPGYLMGWTSFMRNKIQQTTNNRLDIFIKK